In a genomic window of Allomeiothermus silvanus DSM 9946:
- a CDS encoding ArsR/SmtB family transcription factor — MPVSLDRGNCEERGIHPEALEKARQAMPDGVQMARASRLLKAVSDPSRLRILAALAATELCVCDLAALIGISESAVSHQLRLLREERLVTFRKEGRMAYYRLMDHHVTELIRSALNHAQELD, encoded by the coding sequence ATGCCTGTTTCCTTAGATCGGGGTAACTGTGAGGAACGGGGCATCCATCCTGAAGCCCTGGAGAAGGCCCGCCAGGCGATGCCAGACGGGGTGCAGATGGCTCGAGCTAGCCGGCTACTTAAAGCGGTGAGCGACCCTAGCCGCTTGCGTATACTGGCCGCCCTAGCTGCTACCGAGTTGTGCGTGTGCGATTTGGCGGCTCTCATAGGCATCAGCGAGTCGGCCGTAAGCCATCAGCTTCGGCTGTTACGAGAGGAGCGCTTGGTGACTTTTCGCAAGGAGGGGCGTATGGCCTACTATCGCCTAATGGACCACCATGTCACCGAACTCATTCGCAGCGCCCTCAACCATGCGCAAGAACTTGATTGA
- a CDS encoding diguanylate cyclase — MRTLFILLGALVGLAGTYLVHLGDRYGLPWLMIAVATLASLYGLGWGLLSAAAAWGLDWLLNPNGHLGFAAAILLISVLIADLIGKDLRRTYRRQQEVTTQLALLVAALEELSSFHGREAILRVLPELLGRYGEGHVSVWQPQPEGLKLLSAVGLDARTPTLLPDSGVVGRCALEGRLCYLPDVRQDPTYIAAPQSGIRSELALPLKERGQVVAVLNLERSHPFNKRELEGLERFARAVSLQLSQLSERAELQFLNQLSASLDSASTLSGVAERALALLVQALGMDQGWLWMQQGSRMVAVAGFGGMDEVEEIPYGQGLVWQVYATGRPIYAQNYRDIPQALSRFRGAIGGVVVHPVPLPNQERPRIVLSLYQDSPRRWRESEQDLLAAACRTLGLALEGVLAAQQRDVLIALLREAAEAQAETVYENLLQAAVRMVPGAEAGSLLAREGSRFRFKALLGYDASLKALSFSETEQLRWYSGALQDWQRGEPRILSTNHTDLKQLSGEGLGEAGRVKEIAANLALPVVYRGEVLAILYLDNLHDPAAFAEDSLHVARFFAAPIAALLHEVRYRGLLEQAAATDPLTGLSNRRAFDQRLEEELKRAQRYGQPVSLLVMDLSGFKQINDRLGHAKGDEALVQVAQVLRASKRDGDTLFRWGGDEFAALLPHTDLAGAVAAAQRYAEAIEKIRIEDLELGVNIGVAAYPGDADDSDMLLRQADERMYRAKRCGVSVLKA, encoded by the coding sequence ATGCGGACGCTCTTCATCCTGTTGGGTGCGCTTGTTGGGCTCGCCGGAACTTATCTCGTTCACCTGGGTGACAGGTACGGCCTGCCCTGGCTGATGATCGCGGTGGCTACCTTAGCCTCACTTTATGGACTGGGCTGGGGGTTGCTTAGTGCAGCTGCAGCCTGGGGCTTGGATTGGCTGCTTAACCCGAACGGACATTTAGGTTTTGCCGCGGCGATCTTACTGATTTCAGTACTGATTGCTGACCTCATCGGTAAGGATTTACGCCGTACTTACCGACGCCAACAAGAAGTTACCACCCAACTAGCGCTCCTGGTGGCGGCGCTGGAGGAACTATCCAGTTTCCATGGCCGAGAAGCTATCCTACGAGTGCTACCGGAGCTATTAGGCCGCTATGGCGAAGGCCATGTCTCAGTCTGGCAACCACAACCAGAAGGCCTCAAGCTGCTTTCGGCAGTCGGGCTTGATGCGCGCACACCTACCTTGTTGCCCGATAGCGGGGTGGTGGGGCGTTGTGCTCTCGAGGGTCGACTTTGCTACTTGCCTGATGTGCGCCAGGATCCCACTTATATCGCTGCCCCCCAGAGCGGTATTCGAAGCGAGTTGGCTCTGCCCCTCAAGGAACGCGGTCAGGTGGTGGCGGTGCTCAACCTCGAGCGTAGCCATCCCTTCAACAAACGTGAACTCGAGGGGCTCGAGCGCTTCGCCCGTGCGGTAAGTCTGCAACTTAGCCAGCTCTCCGAGCGGGCCGAGTTGCAGTTTCTGAACCAGCTTTCGGCTTCGTTAGACTCGGCCAGTACCCTCTCTGGAGTAGCCGAGCGGGCTTTGGCCCTGTTGGTCCAGGCGTTAGGAATGGATCAGGGCTGGTTGTGGATGCAGCAAGGTAGCCGAATGGTGGCGGTAGCGGGGTTTGGCGGGATGGATGAGGTGGAGGAGATCCCTTACGGCCAGGGGTTGGTGTGGCAGGTCTACGCCACCGGTCGGCCTATCTATGCGCAAAACTACCGCGACATCCCCCAGGCGCTATCCCGCTTTCGCGGGGCTATCGGAGGGGTGGTAGTGCATCCAGTGCCGCTGCCTAATCAAGAGCGCCCACGGATTGTACTTTCGCTGTACCAGGACTCTCCTCGGCGGTGGCGTGAGAGCGAGCAGGACTTACTGGCGGCGGCCTGCCGCACCCTAGGTTTGGCATTGGAAGGAGTTCTGGCCGCCCAACAGCGCGATGTGCTGATCGCCCTTTTGCGCGAAGCTGCAGAGGCCCAGGCAGAGACTGTCTATGAGAATCTGCTGCAAGCTGCAGTGCGAATGGTGCCGGGGGCCGAGGCTGGGAGCTTGCTTGCGCGTGAGGGATCGAGGTTTCGTTTTAAGGCCCTGTTAGGCTACGATGCGAGCTTGAAAGCTTTGTCTTTCAGCGAGACCGAACAGCTTCGCTGGTACTCCGGTGCGTTGCAAGACTGGCAGCGCGGAGAGCCCCGTATTCTCTCCACTAACCACACCGACCTAAAACAACTCAGCGGCGAGGGGCTGGGGGAGGCCGGGCGAGTCAAGGAGATCGCCGCTAATCTAGCCCTACCCGTGGTCTACCGCGGAGAAGTATTGGCGATCTTGTACCTTGATAACCTGCACGATCCCGCCGCTTTCGCCGAGGATTCCCTCCATGTGGCGCGGTTTTTTGCTGCGCCTATTGCAGCTTTACTCCATGAGGTGCGTTACCGGGGGCTTTTGGAGCAGGCCGCTGCTACAGACCCTCTCACGGGATTGTCCAACCGGCGGGCTTTCGACCAGCGGCTGGAAGAAGAGTTGAAACGCGCCCAGCGCTATGGTCAGCCGGTCTCCTTGCTGGTGATGGACCTCTCGGGCTTCAAGCAGATCAACGACCGTCTAGGGCACGCTAAGGGTGACGAAGCGCTAGTACAGGTAGCTCAGGTCCTAAGAGCCAGCAAGCGCGACGGTGATACGCTGTTCCGTTGGGGCGGGGACGAGTTTGCGGCCCTGTTGCCCCACACCGATCTGGCTGGTGCCGTCGCGGCAGCCCAGCGCTATGCCGAGGCTATCGAGAAGATTCGGATTGAGGACCTCGAGCTGGGGGTGAATATCGGGGTGGCTGCCTATCCTGGTGATGCTGACGACTCTGATATGTTATTGCGGCAAGCCGATGAGCGAATGTACCGAGCCAAGCGTTGTGGGGTCTCGGTATTGAAAGCCTGA
- a CDS encoding EAL domain-containing protein, protein MAVKSVEQTTRLPIRAIKLGQGFLSSLGEDPLPESPTARVLTAVKSMGEGLGLGVIVEGIETKAQHRYLLAQGFRFGQGYLLGRPADARGTGRRLKQRR, encoded by the coding sequence ATAGCGGTCAAGTCTGTAGAACAAACTACTCGGTTGCCCATCCGGGCAATTAAGCTAGGCCAGGGTTTTTTGAGTAGCCTAGGGGAAGATCCCCTGCCGGAGTCTCCTACTGCTCGGGTGCTGACTGCGGTGAAGAGCATGGGGGAGGGGCTAGGCTTAGGGGTGATCGTGGAGGGGATCGAGACCAAAGCCCAGCATCGCTATTTGTTAGCGCAGGGCTTCCGCTTTGGTCAGGGATACTTGTTGGGCCGTCCGGCAGATGCCCGGGGTACCGGAAGGCGGCTTAAGCAAAGGCGTTGA
- the hutI gene encoding imidazolonepropionase, translated as MKQVFTGIAELYTPRQRLERAAFAVQDGRFVWVGAEGSLPEEYRGWPRTDLSGRSEGPSAPGGRRYLGVVPGIVDAHTHLVYGGDRLGEYLKRARGESYEAILAAGGGIYSTVRATALASEEELYELAAARAALFLAQGVTSLEVKSGYGLLPEAELKMLRVIRRLGETLPQRVFPTLLAHVVPKGWEREKYVAMFTAELIPEVARSGLAEAVDVFCDQGAFTLEETRRILEAALSHGLKIKLHAEQIAHTGATKLAAELGALSADHLEQSTPGDWQALAKSGTVGTILPGAAVILRKPFPDARAMWDAGVRVAIATDHNPGSSPLYSPWLGMQLTLSLGRLSAEEALIAHTEHAALALGRTDLGRIEVGAMADFVVVDSTYALEPLYRWGNTPIDSVYIEGEKAKDLGKV; from the coding sequence ATGAAACAGGTATTTACGGGCATCGCTGAGCTATACACGCCGAGGCAAAGGCTCGAGCGCGCCGCCTTCGCGGTGCAGGACGGGCGCTTTGTCTGGGTCGGGGCCGAGGGCAGCCTGCCGGAGGAATACCGCGGCTGGCCCCGCACCGACCTGAGCGGGCGCAGTGAAGGGCCATCGGCCCCCGGCGGACGCCGGTACTTAGGCGTGGTGCCGGGCATCGTGGACGCGCACACCCACCTGGTCTACGGCGGCGACCGCCTGGGCGAGTACCTAAAGCGCGCGCGGGGCGAGAGCTACGAGGCCATCCTGGCCGCCGGGGGCGGGATCTACTCGACGGTGCGGGCCACGGCTCTGGCCTCCGAGGAGGAGCTTTACGAGCTGGCCGCCGCCCGCGCCGCCCTCTTCCTGGCCCAGGGCGTGACCAGCCTCGAGGTCAAGAGCGGCTACGGCCTCCTCCCCGAGGCCGAGCTCAAGATGTTGCGGGTGATCCGGCGGCTCGGGGAAACCCTGCCCCAGCGCGTCTTCCCCACCCTGCTCGCCCACGTGGTGCCTAAGGGCTGGGAGCGGGAAAAGTACGTGGCGATGTTCACCGCCGAGCTCATCCCCGAGGTGGCCCGTAGCGGGCTGGCCGAGGCGGTGGACGTGTTCTGCGACCAGGGGGCGTTCACGCTGGAGGAAACCCGGCGAATCCTCGAGGCCGCCCTGTCTCACGGCCTCAAGATCAAGCTCCACGCCGAGCAGATCGCCCACACCGGGGCCACCAAGCTCGCGGCGGAGCTCGGGGCACTGTCGGCGGACCACCTCGAGCAGTCCACCCCGGGCGACTGGCAGGCCCTAGCCAAGAGCGGCACGGTGGGCACCATCCTGCCGGGTGCGGCGGTCATCCTGCGCAAGCCCTTCCCCGACGCGCGGGCCATGTGGGACGCGGGCGTGAGGGTCGCCATCGCCACCGACCACAACCCCGGCTCCAGCCCGCTCTACAGCCCCTGGCTGGGGATGCAGCTCACCCTAAGTCTGGGCCGCCTCAGCGCCGAGGAAGCCCTGATCGCCCACACCGAGCACGCAGCACTGGCCTTGGGGAGAACAGATTTAGGGAGGATTGAGGTGGGGGCTATGGCCGATTTCGTGGTGGTGGACTCTACGTATGCGCTAGAACCCCTCTACCGCTGGGGCAATACACCGATTGATTCGGTGTACATTGAAGGAGAAAAGGCCAAAGACTTAGGAAAGGTTTAG
- the hutU gene encoding urocanate hydratase, producing MTYKAPRGPKTAKGWIQEAAKRMLLNNLDPEVAEKPEELIVYGGRGKAARSPQDLQRILEVLERLENDETLLVQSGRAVGVFKTQPLAPRVILANSNLVPKWATWEEFDRLDRLGLMMYGQMTAGSWIYIGTQGILQGTYETFAAAARKHFGGSLKGTVTVTGGLGGMGGAQPLAVTLNGGVAICVEIDPERIQRRLDTAYLDVRADSLDEALRLAEEAKQGGEPLSIGLLGNTAQVLPEMVRRGFTPELVTDQTSAHDPLYGYIPVLHADEDPDTLRKTDPQGYKARVLDSMAEHCRSIVEMQKRGAVAFDYGNNLRAFAKEGGFEEAFSYPGFVPAFIRDQFCEGRGPFRWVALSGRPEDIYKTDKAVLELFPEDEGLRRWLTEGVKKFKFQGLPARICWLGYKERDKAGLLFNEMVAKGEVGAPIVIGRDHLDAGSVASPYRETEAMLDSSDAVADWPLLNFALNAVSGAGWVSFHHGGGVGMGYSLHAGQVTVADGSQEAAYRLERVLTNDPGTGVMRHAHAGYDSAKEVARERGLDLAGWEK from the coding sequence ATGACCTACAAAGCCCCCCGAGGCCCCAAAACCGCCAAAGGCTGGATCCAAGAAGCCGCCAAGCGCATGCTCCTCAACAACCTCGACCCCGAGGTGGCCGAGAAGCCCGAAGAGCTCATCGTCTATGGCGGACGCGGCAAGGCGGCCCGCTCGCCCCAGGACTTGCAGCGCATCCTGGAGGTGCTGGAGCGCCTAGAGAACGATGAAACCCTCTTGGTGCAGTCAGGCCGGGCGGTGGGGGTGTTCAAGACCCAGCCCCTGGCCCCCCGGGTCATCCTCGCCAACTCCAACTTGGTACCCAAATGGGCCACCTGGGAGGAGTTCGACCGCCTGGACCGGCTGGGGCTGATGATGTACGGCCAGATGACCGCCGGGTCCTGGATCTACATCGGCACCCAGGGCATCCTCCAGGGCACCTACGAGACCTTCGCGGCGGCAGCCCGCAAGCACTTCGGCGGCTCGCTGAAGGGCACCGTCACCGTCACCGGCGGGCTGGGCGGCATGGGCGGGGCGCAGCCCCTGGCCGTGACCCTCAACGGCGGGGTGGCGATCTGCGTGGAGATTGATCCCGAACGCATCCAGCGCCGCCTGGACACCGCCTACCTCGACGTGCGGGCCGACTCCCTCGACGAAGCCCTCCGGCTCGCGGAGGAGGCCAAGCAGGGGGGCGAGCCCCTCTCCATCGGCCTCCTGGGCAACACCGCCCAGGTCCTGCCGGAGATGGTCCGGCGGGGCTTCACCCCCGAGCTCGTCACCGACCAGACCAGCGCCCACGACCCCCTCTACGGCTACATCCCCGTCCTGCACGCCGACGAGGACCCCGACACCCTGCGCAAGACCGACCCCCAGGGGTACAAGGCCCGGGTACTGGACTCGATGGCCGAGCACTGCCGCTCAATCGTGGAGATGCAGAAGCGGGGCGCGGTGGCCTTCGACTACGGCAACAACCTGCGGGCCTTCGCTAAGGAGGGGGGCTTCGAGGAAGCCTTCAGCTACCCCGGCTTCGTGCCCGCCTTCATCCGCGACCAGTTCTGCGAGGGGCGCGGCCCCTTCCGCTGGGTGGCGCTCTCCGGCAGACCTGAGGACATCTACAAGACCGATAAGGCCGTGCTCGAGCTCTTCCCCGAGGACGAGGGCCTACGCCGCTGGCTCACCGAGGGGGTGAAGAAGTTCAAGTTCCAGGGCCTCCCGGCGCGCATCTGCTGGCTGGGCTACAAGGAGCGCGACAAGGCCGGGCTCCTCTTCAACGAGATGGTGGCGAAGGGCGAGGTGGGGGCCCCCATCGTGATTGGCCGCGACCACCTGGACGCTGGGTCTGTGGCTTCCCCCTACCGCGAGACCGAGGCCATGCTGGACAGCTCCGATGCGGTGGCCGACTGGCCCCTCTTGAACTTCGCTTTGAACGCGGTCTCGGGCGCGGGGTGGGTCAGTTTTCATCACGGCGGCGGGGTGGGCATGGGCTACAGCCTCCACGCTGGGCAGGTCACGGTGGCGGATGGCTCGCAGGAAGCTGCCTACCGCCTCGAGCGCGTCCTCACCAACGACCCCGGCACCGGCGTGATGCGCCACGCCCATGCCGGCTACGACTCGGCGAAGGAAGTAGCGAGGGAACGCGGCCTCGACCTGGCGGGGTGGGAGAAGTAG
- a CDS encoding GntR family transcriptional regulator encodes MKYLRVKEAVLRELAKPQPGFPLSENQLSQRFGVSRMTARRALQELEREGYLSRQQGKGSFPAERRFSQGFLRVRPFYEFAAVQGAVPRTQVLVAEPRPAPPEVAEKLGTADTLCVRRLRFLDEEPVILETRYLDAARCGAVLEHDLTAESLHDILVHVLGLPLTRVWQRLEAVALDPEVAALLAQPAGAPGLRLERVTYTLQTPVTWVEYLMRGDRYFFEDTFTPQGERP; translated from the coding sequence GTGAAGTATCTACGCGTCAAGGAAGCGGTGTTGCGCGAACTGGCTAAACCCCAGCCCGGTTTTCCCCTTTCGGAAAACCAGCTCTCCCAGCGCTTCGGCGTCAGCCGCATGACCGCGCGGCGGGCCTTGCAGGAGCTCGAGCGCGAGGGCTACCTCTCGAGGCAGCAGGGCAAGGGCAGCTTCCCCGCCGAGCGCCGCTTCAGCCAGGGTTTCCTGCGGGTGAGGCCTTTCTACGAGTTCGCCGCCGTGCAGGGGGCCGTGCCCCGGACCCAGGTGCTCGTGGCCGAGCCCCGGCCTGCCCCCCCCGAGGTGGCCGAGAAGCTGGGCACCGCCGACACCCTCTGCGTGCGGCGTCTGCGCTTTTTGGACGAGGAGCCGGTGATCCTCGAGACCCGCTACCTCGACGCCGCGCGCTGCGGCGCGGTGCTGGAGCACGACCTCACCGCCGAGTCGCTCCACGACATCCTGGTGCACGTGCTGGGCCTGCCCCTCACCAGGGTCTGGCAGCGCCTCGAGGCCGTAGCGCTCGATCCCGAGGTCGCCGCCCTGCTCGCCCAGCCCGCCGGGGCGCCGGGGCTGCGGCTGGAGCGCGTGACCTACACCCTACAGACCCCCGTGACCTGGGTCGAGTACCTGATGCGCGGGGACCGCTACTTTTTTGAAGACACCTTCACGCCCCAAGGAGAACGCCCATGA
- the hutH gene encoding histidine ammonia-lyase, which translates to MVELDGGLGLEVFERVVRGGEPVRLAQAARERVARCRAFVDELVEKGAPVYGLNTGFGKLATVRIAPQDLRLLQRNLLLSHAIGVGEPFAPEVVRGMLLLRVQSLAMGYSGVRAVVLDYLMEFLNRGITPVVPSQGSVGASGDLAPLAHMCLPLIGEGEVEYRGRLRPAGEVLREVGLEPLELEAKEGLALINGTQAMASLLALLLLDSATLLKSADIAAAMSVEALKASHRPFDEAVSRLRPHPGMAATSTNVRKLLEDSEIMRSHLDCDKVQDAYSLRAVPQVHGASRDALAHVREVVLREMMSVTDNPLVLPDEARTLSAGNFHGQPLALAADYAGIALAELANISERRIEQMLNPSLSGLPAFLAEGSGLNSGLMISQYTAAALVSENKVLAHPASVDSIPTSANQEDHVSMGTHAARKARAIYENVLWVLAIELASAAQALDFHAPLRPGKGVEAIYRRIREEIPHLDRDRYLKPELSRIRELIRSGALVQTAEEAIGPLA; encoded by the coding sequence ATGGTGGAACTGGATGGTGGGCTGGGACTCGAGGTCTTTGAGCGTGTGGTGCGCGGGGGTGAGCCGGTAAGGCTCGCGCAGGCCGCGCGGGAACGGGTGGCCCGCTGCCGGGCCTTCGTGGACGAGCTGGTGGAGAAGGGAGCGCCGGTCTACGGCCTCAATACCGGCTTCGGCAAGCTGGCGACAGTGCGCATCGCGCCGCAGGACCTCAGGCTCTTGCAGCGCAACCTGCTTCTCTCCCACGCCATCGGGGTGGGGGAGCCCTTTGCGCCCGAGGTGGTGCGGGGGATGCTCCTGTTGCGGGTGCAGAGCCTGGCGATGGGCTACTCCGGGGTGCGAGCGGTGGTGCTCGACTACCTGATGGAGTTCCTCAACCGGGGCATCACCCCGGTGGTGCCCTCCCAGGGCTCGGTGGGAGCCTCGGGGGACCTGGCCCCCCTGGCCCACATGTGCCTACCCTTGATCGGGGAGGGCGAGGTGGAGTACCGGGGGCGCTTGCGCCCGGCGGGCGAGGTGCTGCGGGAGGTGGGCTTGGAGCCCTTGGAGCTCGAGGCCAAGGAGGGCTTAGCCCTCATCAACGGCACCCAAGCCATGGCCTCGCTATTGGCCCTGCTGCTGCTGGATAGCGCGACGCTGCTCAAGAGTGCCGACATAGCCGCTGCCATGAGCGTCGAGGCCCTCAAGGCCAGCCACCGCCCTTTCGACGAGGCGGTGAGCCGTCTGCGCCCCCACCCCGGCATGGCCGCCACCAGCACCAACGTGCGCAAGCTCTTGGAGGACTCCGAGATCATGCGCTCGCACCTCGACTGCGACAAGGTTCAAGACGCCTACAGCCTGCGGGCGGTCCCCCAGGTGCACGGGGCCAGCCGGGATGCCCTGGCCCACGTGCGGGAGGTGGTGCTGCGCGAGATGATGAGTGTCACCGACAACCCTTTGGTGCTCCCCGACGAGGCCCGCACCCTCTCGGCAGGCAACTTCCACGGCCAGCCCCTGGCCCTGGCCGCCGATTACGCCGGCATCGCCCTGGCCGAGCTGGCCAACATCTCCGAGCGCCGCATCGAGCAGATGCTCAACCCCTCGCTCTCGGGCCTCCCCGCCTTCTTAGCCGAGGGCAGCGGCCTCAACTCCGGGCTGATGATCAGCCAGTACACCGCCGCCGCCCTGGTGAGCGAGAACAAGGTACTCGCCCACCCGGCCTCGGTGGACTCCATCCCCACCAGCGCCAATCAGGAGGACCACGTTTCGATGGGTACCCACGCTGCCCGCAAGGCCCGCGCTATCTACGAGAACGTGCTGTGGGTGCTGGCCATCGAACTGGCCTCCGCCGCCCAGGCCCTCGACTTCCACGCCCCGCTGCGCCCGGGCAAGGGCGTGGAGGCCATCTACCGGCGCATCCGGGAGGAGATCCCGCACCTCGACCGCGACCGCTACCTCAAGCCCGAACTCTCGCGTATTCGGGAGCTTATCCGTTCGGGAGCGCTGGTCCAGACTGCAGAGGAGGCTATAGGCCCGCTGGCCTAG
- a CDS encoding DUF58 domain-containing protein yields the protein MTRYRIRTRPTQPFAGERTQARPGRGLEFYELRGYVPGDEPRFVDWKAYARTGRLYTRTFQTESPARFTFFLDGSASMGLHGKALYAERILHLLARMAKAEGAIIWGAGRYQGRAEGVAVRSGPAALLRAPRPQGATVLITDGLDELDWGRLLKRLRRVVLVQVLAAEELSPSLTEAQLRDVETGDRIEVGQLEVAGYLEALERHLYHLKTVARRLGSYALLRVGEPILPALLRQGVLEER from the coding sequence ATGACCCGCTACCGCATCCGTACCCGCCCCACCCAGCCTTTTGCCGGGGAGCGTACCCAGGCCCGGCCAGGGCGGGGTCTTGAGTTTTACGAACTGCGCGGCTACGTGCCTGGCGACGAACCGCGCTTTGTGGATTGGAAAGCCTACGCGCGCACCGGGCGGCTTTATACCCGCACTTTTCAGACCGAGTCCCCGGCCCGCTTTACCTTTTTTCTGGACGGCTCTGCCAGTATGGGACTGCACGGCAAAGCCCTATACGCCGAACGCATTCTGCACTTGCTGGCCAGGATGGCCAAGGCGGAGGGGGCCATTATTTGGGGAGCGGGGCGCTACCAGGGCCGTGCCGAGGGGGTAGCCGTGCGGAGCGGCCCCGCTGCACTCCTGCGCGCCCCCCGGCCCCAAGGGGCTACCGTCCTTATCACCGACGGGCTGGATGAGCTGGACTGGGGGCGGCTTTTAAAGCGGCTAAGGCGGGTGGTGCTAGTGCAGGTGTTAGCCGCCGAAGAACTCTCTCCCAGCCTAACCGAAGCCCAGTTGCGCGATGTGGAGACCGGAGACCGCATAGAGGTAGGGCAGCTCGAGGTGGCAGGATACTTGGAAGCCCTCGAGCGCCACCTATATCACCTCAAGACGGTGGCTCGCAGGCTGGGTAGTTATGCTTTGCTGCGGGTCGGGGAGCCGATCCTCCCGGCATTGCTGAGACAAGGGGTGCTCGAGGAACGCTAG